A window of Nocardia arthritidis genomic DNA:
GAACCGTCCATATGCCGGCGACGGTGGCCTCGGCGATGCCCTGTACCGGACCCATCGCCTCGTCCTGCGCTATCGCGGCCAGAATCGCGATGAGCAGCATCACGATGCCGCCCGCCCCGAGCATGAACTTGAATCGACCGAGCGCGCCGTGCGATCGCAGGGTCTCGACCAGCCAGCCGTAATCGACCCGGTCTCGCCACCAGGTTCGAAACATCGAGCGACTGTCGGTCAACGAGCTACCGCCTCGTGTCGGTACCGGACTCGAGCGTCTATCTGTAACCGGTCGTGCATATCGGACGCTATGGCGGTAGCTCATCACACGCAATGTGAGATCGTCCATACGCGACCCGGATTTGGTCGCTGCCTGCGGCTTGTCTACACTGAACCGGTTGCTCGGGCACAGTTGTGTCCGCATGAGCCCGGTGTGCGCACCGGGTCGCGGACGGTCCGGGCACTGAGAACTCGCATGAGAACTCAATCCGGTCGGCAAATGCCGGCCGGGCCATCCGAATTGTTGTAGGCCCACGATCGGCACCGTGCTGTGCCGGTGCTGTATGGGAACCGCAGCGAGAAAGGTGTCTAGGTCGAACCATGACCATGACTGATCCGATCGCAGACTTCCTCACACGTCTGCGCAACGCCAACTCGGCGTACCACGATCAGGTGAAGGCTCCGCACTCGAAGCTCAAGGCGAATATCGCCGAGATCCTCAAGCGCGAGGGCTACATCGCCGACTACCGGACCGAGGACGCGCAGGTGGGCAAGACCCTCGTCGTCGACCTCAAGTACGGTCC
This region includes:
- the rpsH gene encoding 30S ribosomal protein S8; amino-acid sequence: MTMTDPIADFLTRLRNANSAYHDQVKAPHSKLKANIAEILKREGYIADYRTEDAQVGKTLVVDLKYGPSRERSLAGVRRVSKPGLRVYAKSTNLPKVLGGLGVAIISTSQGLLTDRQAAKQGVGGEVLAYVW